The Trichomycterus rosablanca isolate fTriRos1 chromosome 22, fTriRos1.hap1, whole genome shotgun sequence genome has a window encoding:
- the LOC134336123 gene encoding EF-hand calcium-binding domain-containing protein 3-like, whose product MAVRSWRKEAHRRALVLLTQITGRKSPVPFSGSSIDAEKMQIIEQLLLHKGGHGQTRTGNVDSHSAKAKLMQSGKNKPPTRRVYFPYLTDGPRLKSTFPRGSPNKSQNPQPAKVSSQAVKSATDSKITRQPRSTRQAALCQIEPSKRINQIKPKTGEVSRRQSNVCSEQPLKTAGHLLAKHNPARRRSGSIPKMTNSQSQRSRRHMDLSSINNEDLKEFLLLLGIHHIEDLDSVVPDEPPTKAQISAFRSLFKLFAKKSNRYIHASALRSTLASVGTPISPEEAQMVLERVDHDKDGLVGFQDFLYTMTERKLFFRWVKAEVTNQADVPEKVFYKTLTKMLNDGALPCSIAEEILHYYHHKTLRLIHRTARHDDDGGHVINCKQLMKYIKPLEKHSQINSPYLQHPSLSVKKAPRTRLPRTGRIRSAKNWKIVEFEDRNRQLSDKHSGVETKEMVTPVKIKVKLALKDRDLTYDQIDQIRSESQAGLKRYLDTLTQYKRRDWWHLWGLLQNYCRQHDRRDFAQTFSTYSWSWSICREMMDVKELLQDQLSLPELPVKSVGGGKRTRHHKTVLKLRSVQRQTCTH is encoded by the exons ATGGCAGTCAGGAGTTGGAGGAAG GAGGCTCATCGAAGGGCTTTAGTGCTTCTCACTCAGATAACTGGGAGGAAGAGCCCAGTGCCCTTTTCTGGGAGTTCCATTGATGCTGAAAAAATGCAAATTATAGAGCAGTTGTTGCTCCACAAAGGTGGCCACGGCCAGACAAGGACGGGTAACGTTGATTCACATTCTGCAAAAGCAAAACTCATGCAGAGTGGGAAAAATAAGCCTCCAACCAGACGTGTTTACTTCCCATACCTGACTGATGGTCCAAGGTTAAAAAGCACCTTTCCCAGAGGAAGTCCCAACAAAAGCCAGAAtcctcagccagcaaaggtGTCTTCCCAGGCAGTCAAAAGTGCCACTGATAGTAAAATTACAAGACAACCCAGGAGCACAAGACAGGCTGCTCTATGCCAAATTGAGCCTTCAAAAAGGATCAATCAAATAAAGCCAAAAACAGGAGAGGTCAGCAGAAGACAAAGCAATGTGTGCTCAGAGCAACCACTGAAAACAGCAGGTCATCTGTTAGCTAAGCACAACCCAGCTCGGAGAAGGTCAGGATCTATTCCAAAGATGACCAACAGTCAATCTCAGAGGTCGAGGCGTCACATGGACTTGAGCAGCATCAATAATGAAGACCTAAAAGAGTTCCTGCTGTTACT GGGAATTCATCACATCGAAGATCTTGACTCTGTGGTACCAGACGAACCCCCCACTAAAGCTCAAATTAGTG CATTCAGGAGTCTGTTTAAGCTCTTTGCTAAGAAAAGTAATAGGTATATTCATGCCAGTGCTCTCAGATCTACGCTAGCCTCTGTGGGAACTCCCATCAGCCCAGAGGAAGCCCAGATGGTTCTGGAGAGGGTTGACCATGATA AGGATGGACTGGTTGGATTTCAGGACTTTCTGTACACAATGACCGAGAGAAAACTGTTCTTCAGATGGGTGAAAG CTGAAGTTACAAACCAGGCAGACGTGCCAGAGAAGGTGTTTTATAAAACCCTGACTAAGATGCTGAACGACGGAGCTCTGCCCTGCAGCATCGCAGAAGAGATCTTACA CTATTACCATCATAAAACGCTGCGCCTGATTCACCGCACCGCTCGTCATGATGACGACGGAGGTCATGTGATTAACTGCAAACAACTGATGAAGTACATAAAGCCTTTGG AGAAACATTCTCAGATAAACAGTCCCTACCTGCAGCATCCCAGTCTGAGCGTCAAAAAGGCTCCTCGCACCAGGCTGCCACGCACAGGCAGAATTAGGTCTGCCAAGAACTGGAAGATCGTCGAGTTTGAGGACCGGAACAGACag CTTTCAGACAAGCATTCTGGGGTGGAAACTAAAGAGATGGTCACCCCGGTGAAGATCAAAGTAAAGCTGGCATTGAAAGACCGAGACCTTACCTATGATCAGATCGATCAGATTCGCTCTGAG TCTCAGGCTGGACTGAAGCGCTACCTGGACACTCTGACTCAGTATAAACGAAGGGACTGGTGGCACCTGTGGGGTTTGCTGCAGAACTACTGTCGCCAACATGACCGCAGGGATTTCGCACAAACCTTCAGCACGTACTCATGGTCCTGGAGCATCTGCAGGGAGATGATGGATGTCAAAGAGCTGCTGCAGGACCAACTTTCTCTACCAGAGCTTCCAGTTAAGTCTGTGGGTGGAGGGAAGAGAACACGGCACCACAAAACGGTTTTAAAACTCCGGTCTGTGCAGCGGCAAACCTGCACACATTAG
- the fzd2 gene encoding frizzled-2, with translation METSRIWAVFLTLLLSSCRLSVLGQYQGDHGIAVPDHGFCQPITIPLCTDIAYNQTIMPNLVGHYSQEDAGLEVHQFYPLVKVQCSPDLKFFLCSMYAPVCTVLEKAIPPCRSICERAKHGCEALMNKFGFQWPERLRCENFPVLGDGHICVGQNESTATVAPPHLPVPGTPGIHLYSTLDRPFRCPPTLKVPSYLNYKFLGELDCGAPCESSKTHGAYMFFTDQEIEFARIWILVWSCLCCASTLFTVTTYLVDMQRFKYPERPIIFLSGCYTMVSIAYITGFFLGDKVACNESFFPDSYKTIVQGTKKEGCTILFMMLYFFSMASSIWWVILSLTWFLAAGMKWGHEAIEANSQYFHLAAWAVPAVKTISILAMGQIDGDVLSGVCFVGLSNIDPLRGFILAPLFVYLFIGTSFLLAGFVSLFRIRTIMKHDGTKTEKLERLMVRIGIFSVLYTVPATIVIACFFYEQAFREHWERSWISTHCKSLAIPCPMQPGPRMSPDFTVYMIKYLMTLIVGITSGFWIWSGKTLHSWKKFYTRLTNGQHGETTV, from the coding sequence ATGGAGACGAGTAGGATCTGGGCTGTGTTCCTGACATTGCTGCTGTCCTCCTGCAGGCTCTCTGTGCTCGGACAATACCAGGGAGATCATGGCATAGCCGTGCCCGACCATGGATTCTGCCAGCCGATCACTATTCCGCTCTGTACTGACATCGCTTACAACCAAACCATCATGCCCAACCTGGTGGGGCATTACAGCCAAGAGGATGCAGGATTGGAGGTTCACCAGTTTTATCCCTTGGTAAAGGTACAGTGTTCGCCGGATCTTAAATTTTTCCTCTGTTCCATGTATGCGCCCGTATGCACCGTTCTGGAGAAAGCCATCCCTCCGTGTAGATCTATCTGCGAAAGGGCTAAGCATGGCTGTGAAGCGCTGATGAACAAGTTTGGCTTTCAGTGGCCGGAGCGCCTGAGGTGTGAGAACTTTCCTGTACTGGGAGACGGTCATATATGTGTAGGACAAAACGAATCCACGGCCACCGTGGCTCCTCCACACTTGCCCGTTCCAGGAACCCCAGGGATCCATCTTTATTCCACCCTCGACAGGCCTTTCCGGTGCCCACCGACTTTGAAGGTGCCATCCTACCTAAACTATAAGTTCCTCGGGGAGCTGGACTGCGGCGCTCCATGTGAGTCATCGAAGACTCACGGTGCTTACATGTTCTTCACAGACCAGGAGATTGAATTTGCACGCATTTGGATTTTAGTCTGGTCCTGCCTGTGCTGTGCGTCCACTCTGTTTACAGTGACTACATATTTGGTGGACATGCAGCGCTTCAAGTATCCTGAGCGGCCTATCATTTTTCTGTCTGGCTGCTACACCATGGTGTCTATCGCGTACATTACTGGGTTTTTCCTTGGCGACAAAGTGGCGTGCAACGAGAGCTTCTTTCCAGACAGCTACAAAACGATAGTGCAAGGCACCAAGAAGGAAGGATGCACAATACTCTTCATGATGCTTTACTTCTTCAGCATGGCATCCTCCATCTGGTGGGTCATACTCTCTCTAACCTGGTTCCTGGCTGCTGGGATGAAGTGGGGTCACGAGGCCATTGAGGCCAACTCGCAATACTTCCACCTGGCAGCTTGGGCCGTACCAGCTGTAAAGACCATCAGCATCCTGGCCATGGGGCAGATTGATGGCGATGTCCTCAGCGGAGTCTGCTTCGTCGGCCTGAGCAATATCGACCCTCTGCGCGGCTTCATCCTGGCGCCGCTGTTTGTCTATCTTTTCATCGGGACGTCTTTCTTGCTGGCCGGATTTGTGTCCCTCTTCAGGATCCGCACCATCATGAAGCACGATGGCACCAAGACCGAGAAACTAGAGCGCCTCATGGTGCGCATTGGCATCTTCTCCGTCTTGTACACGGTGCCAGCTACCATCGTCATCGCTTGCTTCTTTTACGAGCAGGCCTTCCGCGAGCACTGGGAGCGCAGTTGGATCAGTACGCACTGTAAGAGCCTGGCCATACCGTGCCCCATGCAGCCCGGGCCTCGCATGAGCCCCGATTTTACTGTCTACATGATCAAGTACCTCATGACCCTGATTGTGGGGATCACCTCAGGGTTCTGGATCTGGTCCGGGAAAACTCTGCACTCTTGGAAGAAGTTCTACACACGCCTGACTAACGGGCAACATGGTGAGACCACCGTGTAA
- the moto gene encoding meiosis-specific coiled-coil domain-containing protein MEIOC: protein MEVNYALKSKNSVDANGGKLAFDRFHNAGTESFYSPYKFQQNEFSGDIGRLHESFNTDFSFHEQSPLPFSSRVTQDDPYQLMDCSQGIPKDRNLMDVSNSGSEADLYGLVSTILDDADPLDSDLCQDRISAGLKTMWSPKSMKENSLQYLSPEVRMQSSRKTLPYPTQRDPHQISDNYQDYNGFETADAPWPMSACNIEPDTYRPAVPDLPRPPPGLDIPPATSSYFSKIRPVKSEQGVSGNENLNDSYFSSYQDFSASSRPEMENNEHFPGQDTNRLANSIQALLLREQQGIYNKEAARNSAVMVKDDRVCDGTYQRKSVLPVHVPNNKRGMTGSLMQQKAGELGNKFKPLPNDNKTNEISAFELHSADYVQPSKSFMSTFNFPSPYQSNKACQRETRTFQTSLHQHHHGQTNLFQNQTMLPTKSGIHSDSQLRSRLMSHSVAEFVPVLSSQQTHRTVPRAHADFGQGDGVNLHGRINEAGLALGLESFRNVTGTRDQGDFVPLEMDALHSASATGFTPDTFSSQWYGTKPKRQTGFSREAGRKQGLLQSPYQILGNMYAGQSRHSRVGSTHAKPVPPQMFTSLFQMGGSGQNSCHLFPSCSSFPYNGSMPVMDMSEPLPDVEFPAMNPYLQDIMGSSTVGGDALFHGLLSNLRSPKVSRNRGAPPCQLHYYLEECYEQWRMLEKERKKTEAVLMKSYPGKRLSIVSSNALPKMPPNPSRVDRLIVDQLREQAKVVSLLGKMERLRSFPLHANICSALDRHMEAIYVTQARRKDEFLSGNRQRQSPAYPREDREVLLLASALKDLSSSTRKSRTALWCALQMTLPKSKTSAENELEQEAHSASGPQSPDQVVPERAVSVL, encoded by the exons ATGGAG GTTAATTATGCACTGAAAAGTAAAAACAGTGTGGATGCAAATGGAGGAAAGCTGGCATTTGATCGATTTCATAATGCCGGAACAGAATCTTTCTACTCCCCATACAAGTTTCAG CAGAATGAATTTAGTGGAGACATTGGACGACTGCACGAGTCTTTCAACACAGACTTCTCCTTTCATGAGCAGTCCCCTCTACCCTTCAGTTCCCGGGTAACACAGGATGACCCTTATCAGCTGATGGATTGTAGTCAAGGCATACCGAAAGACAG GAATCTAATGGATGTCAGTAACAGCGGAAGTGAGGCTGATCTTTATGGATTAGTGTCCACTATCTTGGATGATGCTGATCCATTGGACTCTGACCTCTGTCAAGA CAGGATATCAGCTGGTCTTAAAACCATGTGGTCACCAAAATCCATGAAGGAAAACAGCTTGCAGTACCTTAGCCCTGAAGTAAGGATGCAGTCCAGCAGAAAAACACTCCCCTATCCCACACAAAGAGACCCACATCAAATATCTGACAATTACCAGGATTACAATGGCTTTGAGACTGCTGATGCACCCTGGCCCATGTCTGCCTGCAATATAGAACCTGATACATACAGGCCAGCTGTCCCAGATTTACCCAGACCACCTCCGGGTCTTGATATTCCACCTGCTACCAGCTCTTACTTCTCAAAGATCAGGCCAGTCAAATCGGAGCAAGGTGTGTCTGGGAATGAAAACTTGAATGATTCGTACTTCAGCTCGTACCAGGACTTCTCTGCCTCGAGCAGACCCGAAATGGAAAATAACGAGCATTTCCCTGGGCAGGATACTAACAGGCTGGCCAACAGCATTCAGGCCCTTCTGTTGAGGGAGCAGCAGGGCATCTACAATAAAGAAGCAGCTAGAAACAGTGCTGTGATGGTTAAAGACGACCGCGTGTGTGATGGCACTTATCAGAGGAAATCAGTACTTCCTGTTCATGTGCCAAATAACAAGAGAGGCATGACAGGAAGCTTGATGCAGCAAAAAGCAGGTGAACTTGGGAACAAATTTAAACCTTTaccaaatgataataaaacaaatgaaatttcTGCTTTTGAGCTACATTCAGCAGACTATGTCCAGCCTTCTAAATCATTCATGTCCACTTTTAACTTTCCGAGTCCTTACCAAAGCAACAAGGCCTGCCAGAGAGAAACCAGGACCTTTCAGACCAGTCTTCACCAGCACCATCATGGACAAACAAACCTATTCCAGAACCAAACTATGCTTCCAACCAAGTCCGGCATTCACAGTGACTCTCAGCTGCGATCCAGACTCATGTCACATTCTGTGGCCGAGTTTGTTCCTGTCTTGTCATCCCAGCAGACACACAGGACCGTTCCACGAGCCCATGCTGATTTCGGACAGGGGGATGGAGTAAATCTGCACGGAAGGATAAATGAAGCAGGCCTGGCTTTGGGTCTAGAGAGCTTTAGAAATGTAACAGGAACTAGAGATCAAGGAGACTTCGTGCCACTAGAAATGGATGCGCTGCACTCAGCCTCAGCCACAGGATTTACTCCTGACACCTTCTCCTCCCAGTGGTATGGAACGAAACCCAAACGCCAAACAGGTTTTTCTAGAGAGGCAGGCAGGAAACAAGGTCTGCTGCAGAGCCCGTATCAGATTTTGGGTAATATGTATGCCGGTCAGTCTAGACACAGCAGAGTCGGCTCTACCCATGCCAAACCTGTGCCACCCCAGATGTTTACTTCTCTGTTCCAGATGGGAGGTTCTGGACAGAACTCATGTCACTTGTTCCCCTCGTGCTCCTCATTTCCTTACAATGGCTCCATGCCTGTCATGGACATGAGTGAACCTCTGCCAGATGTGGAATTTCCAGCCATGAACCCTTACCTGCAGGACATAATGGGGTCAAGCACAGTCGGCGGAGACGCCCTTTTTCATGGGTTACTGTCCAACCTGCGGTCGCCCAAAGTCAGCAGGAATCGTGGAGCCCCTCCATGCCAGCTGCACTATTATTTGGAGGAGTGCTACGAGCAGTGGAGGATGttggagaaagagagaaagaag ACTGAGGCTGTCCTGATGAAGAGCTACCCAGGCAAGCGTTTGTCTATTGTGAGCAGTAACGCTCTGCCAAAGATGCCTCCCAACCCTTCCAGAGTGGACAGACTCATAGTAGACCAGCTCAGAGAGCAAGCCAAG GTGGTTAGCTTGCTGGGGAAGATGGAGCGCCTGAGGAGTTTCCCTCTCCACGCTAATATCTGTTCAGCGCTGGACAGGCACATGGAGGCCATCTATGTCACTCAGGCCCGTCGCAAGGACGAATTCCTTAGCGgcaacagacagagacagagccCAGCCTACCCCAGAGAGGACAGAG AAGTCCTGCTTTTGGCCTCTGCACTGAAGGACCTAAGCAGCAGCACCAGGAAGTCCCGCACCGCCCTGTGGTGCGCCCTACAGATGACTCTGCCCAAAAGCAAgaccagtgctgagaatgagcttGAGCAGGAAGCTCATTCAGCTTCAGGACCCCAAAGTCCTGATCAGGTGGTACCAGAGAGAGCCGTTTCTGTGCTGTAA
- the ccdc43 gene encoding coiled-coil domain-containing protein 43, with protein MAVLGVSVGEFEQWLGGRLDGLGADREVYSSYILGVLREEENDQEKRDALIGILSAFVDEDTLEEVCEEILNRWTEFFSQTNKIVQAEDEVQAIASLIEKQAQIVVKQKEVSEESKKRKEALLAQYANVTDEEEEEEDEETPPGCAGIPSDKSLFKNTNVEEVLNRRKQQREQAKDDAQKKKEQDKMQREKDKLAKQDRKDKEKKRTQKGERKR; from the exons ATGGCGGTGCTCGGTGTGAGCGTCGGGGAGTTTGAGCAGTGGCTGGGCGGCCGGTTGGACGGACTCGGCGCGGACCGGGAGGTCTACAGCAGTTATATACTCGGTGTACTGCGGGAGGAGGAGAACGACCAGGAGAAACGAGACGCTCTTATCGGCATCCTGTCCGCTTTTGTG GATGAAGACACGCTCGAGGAGGTTTGTGAAGAGATACTAAACCGGTGGACGGAATTCTTCTCTCAAACCAACAAAATCGTTCAGGCTGAAG ATGAGGTTCAGGCCATCGCCAGTCTGATCGAGAAGCAAGCCCAGATCGTGGtgaagcagaaggaagtgtCTGAGGAGTCCAAGAAGAGGAAAGAGGCACTGCTGGCTCAGTATGCCAATGTGACAGATGAAGAAGAA GAGGAGGAAGACGAGGAGACGCCGCCAGGATGTGCAGGAATCCCCAGTGACAAAT CCCTCTTTAAGAACACCAACGTGGAGGAAGTGCTGAACCGGCGCAAGCAGCAGCGGGAGCAGGCCAAAGATGACGCTCAGAAGAAAAAGGAGCAGGACAAGATGCAGCGCGAGAAGGACAAGCTCGCTAAGCAGGATCGCAAGGACAAAGAGAAGAAGCGCACACAGAAGGGCGAGCGCAAGAGATAG